In a genomic window of Pseudomonas oryzihabitans:
- the mtnC gene encoding acireductone synthase: MTIKGILTDIEGTTSAVSFVFDVLFPYAREHLPAFVRAHAGTPAVAEQLDAVRAEAGELNADVERVIAILLEWIAADRKATPLKALQGQVWEEGYRAGTLKGHVYPDAVQALRQWHAAGLPLYVYSSGSVQAQKLIFGCSEHGDLTPLFSGYFDTLTGGKREAESYARIASATTHVPAELLFLSDVVEELDAARQAGLPTCGLVRAGGQLGDHPCVSSFADIDLVRFA, translated from the coding sequence GTGACCATCAAGGGCATCCTCACCGACATCGAGGGCACTACCAGCGCCGTGAGCTTCGTCTTCGACGTGCTCTTCCCCTATGCCCGCGAGCACCTGCCAGCCTTCGTGCGGGCCCATGCCGGGACGCCGGCGGTGGCCGAGCAACTCGACGCGGTGCGCGCCGAAGCCGGCGAATTGAATGCCGACGTGGAGCGGGTGATCGCCATCCTGCTTGAGTGGATCGCCGCCGACCGCAAGGCCACCCCGCTCAAGGCCCTGCAGGGTCAGGTGTGGGAGGAGGGTTACCGCGCTGGCACGCTCAAGGGCCACGTCTACCCCGATGCCGTCCAGGCGCTGCGCCAGTGGCACGCGGCGGGTCTGCCGCTGTATGTCTATTCCTCCGGTTCGGTGCAGGCGCAGAAGCTGATCTTCGGCTGCTCCGAGCACGGCGATCTCACCCCTTTGTTCTCCGGTTACTTCGATACCCTGACCGGCGGCAAGCGCGAGGCCGAGTCCTATGCGCGGATCGCCTCGGCTACTACCCATGTGCCGGCGGAACTGCTGTTTCTTTCCGATGTGGTGGAAGAGCTGGATGCCGCGCGGCAGGCGGGTCTGCCGACCTGTGGCCTGGTCCGCGCCGGTGGCCAGTTGGGCGATCATCCTTGCGTCTCTTCCTTCGCCGACATCGATCTGGTCCGTTTCGCCTGA
- a CDS encoding 1,2-dihydroxy-3-keto-5-methylthiopentene dioxygenase produces MSRLTVYHDAEPNQPLKVISDGEHIAATLAEVGVRFERWQATAPVAPGASQEEVIAAYRPEIDRLIEERGYQTVDVISMSPEHPQKEALRAKFLEEHRHNEDEVRFFVAGQGLFTLHIADHVYAVLCEKDDLISVPAGTPHWFDMSESPSFVAIRLFDNPEGWVAHFTGVDIAQRFPRLEVEA; encoded by the coding sequence ATGAGCCGACTGACCGTCTACCACGATGCCGAACCCAACCAGCCGCTGAAGGTGATCAGCGATGGCGAACACATAGCCGCTACCCTGGCCGAAGTCGGGGTGCGTTTCGAGCGCTGGCAGGCCACCGCCCCGGTGGCGCCCGGTGCCAGCCAGGAGGAGGTGATCGCCGCCTACCGGCCCGAGATCGACCGCCTGATCGAAGAACGTGGCTACCAGACCGTGGACGTCATCAGCATGAGTCCGGAGCATCCTCAGAAGGAGGCGCTGCGCGCCAAGTTCCTCGAAGAGCATCGCCACAATGAGGACGAGGTACGCTTCTTCGTCGCCGGCCAGGGCCTCTTCACCCTGCACATCGCCGACCACGTCTATGCCGTGCTCTGCGAGAAGGACGACCTCATCTCGGTGCCGGCCGGCACGCCGCACTGGTTCGACATGAGCGAGTCGCCGTCCTTCGTCGCCATCCGCCTGTTCGATAACCCTGAAGGCTGGGTCGCCCACTTCACCGGCGTGGACATTGCCCAGCGCTTCCCACGGCTGGAGGTCGAGGCGTGA